A window of Apium graveolens cultivar Ventura chromosome 8, ASM990537v1, whole genome shotgun sequence contains these coding sequences:
- the LOC141676566 gene encoding cullin-1-like isoform X1: MYEHNTIDFGSGWEVIQKGISKFKKILEGQNETQFSSEDYMELYNTIYKMCTQKPPHDYSQHLYEKYREVFEEYITSTVLPSLQEKHDEFLLREFVNSWNNHRVLVRWLSRFFHYLDKYFTARRALPALNEVSLKCFRDLVYQELEVELRDAVISLQMNQEHGGGQIDQALLNNVLDILVEIEQA; this comes from the exons ATGTATGAGCACAATACTATCGATTTTGGCAGTGGATGGGAAGTTATTCAGAAAGGGATCTCTAAGTTTAAGAAGATTCTGGAAGGACAAAATGAGACACAGTTTAGCTCTGAGGACTACATGGAGCTTTACAA TACTATCTATAAAATGTGTACACAGAAGCCTCCACATGATTATTCTCAACATCTGTATGAAAAGTACCGTGAGGTGTTTGAGGAGTACATAACTTCAACT GTACTGCCTTCATTGCAAGAGAAGCATGATGAGTTTTTGTTGAGAGAGTTTGTTAATAGCTGGAATAACCATAGAGTCTTGGTCAGGTGGCTTTCTCGATTCTTTCATTATCTTGATAAGTACTTTACTGCGCGAAGGGCACTTCCTGCACTTAATGAAGTTTCACTCAAGTGCTTCCGGGATCTG GTCTATCAGGAGTTGGAAGTTGAACTGAGGGATGCTGTAATATCTCTGCAA ATGAATCAAGAGCATGGGGGGGGACAGATTGACCAAGCTTTGCTGAATAATGTTTTAGATATACTTGTTGAAATAGAACAGGCGTGA
- the LOC141676566 gene encoding cullin-1-like isoform X2 codes for MYEHNTIDFGSGWEVIQKGISKFKKILEGQNETQFSSEDYMELYNTIYKMCTQKPPHDYSQHLYEKYREVFEEYITSTVLPSLQEKHDEFLLREFVNSWNNHRVLVRWLSRFFHYLDKYFTARRALPALNEVSLKCFRDLVYQELEVELRDAVISL; via the exons ATGTATGAGCACAATACTATCGATTTTGGCAGTGGATGGGAAGTTATTCAGAAAGGGATCTCTAAGTTTAAGAAGATTCTGGAAGGACAAAATGAGACACAGTTTAGCTCTGAGGACTACATGGAGCTTTACAA TACTATCTATAAAATGTGTACACAGAAGCCTCCACATGATTATTCTCAACATCTGTATGAAAAGTACCGTGAGGTGTTTGAGGAGTACATAACTTCAACT GTACTGCCTTCATTGCAAGAGAAGCATGATGAGTTTTTGTTGAGAGAGTTTGTTAATAGCTGGAATAACCATAGAGTCTTGGTCAGGTGGCTTTCTCGATTCTTTCATTATCTTGATAAGTACTTTACTGCGCGAAGGGCACTTCCTGCACTTAATGAAGTTTCACTCAAGTGCTTCCGGGATCTG GTCTATCAGGAGTTGGAAGTTGAACTGAGGGATGCTGTAATATCTCT ATGA